Proteins encoded by one window of Kwoniella dendrophila CBS 6074 chromosome 9, complete sequence:
- a CDS encoding ribosomal protein S8.e, with the protein MGIARDSRHKRSASGARRAHYRKKRKFELGRQPAMTKLDSSKRIHEVRVRGGNTKYRALRLDSGNFAWGSEHVTRKTRLLTVRYNATNNELLRTQTLVKSAVVDVDATPFRQWYEAHYAQPIARGAKSAAAEDTSDKKQSNHVKRVLEERKKDAKIDPILEQQFKAGRLLAIITSRPGQSGRADGYILEGRELEFYHRKLQARKAKHAA; encoded by the exons ATGGGTATTGCACGTGATTCGCGTCATAAGCGCTCAGCCTCTGGTGCTCGAAGAGCCCACTA CcgaaagaagagaaagttcGAGTTGGGTAGACAACCAGCCATGACCAAACTCGACTCTTCAAAGAGAATTCACGAAGTTAGAGTTAGAGGTGGTAACACAAAATACAGAGCTTTAAGACTTGATTCAGGTAACTTTGCTTGGGGTTCCGAACATGTTACAAGAAAAACTAGATTGCTCACTGTC CGATACAACGCCACCAATAACGAACTTCTCAGAACCCAAACCCTCGTAAAATcagctgttgttgatgttgatgctacACCTTTCAGACAATGGTACGAAGCCCAC TACGCTCAACCAATTGCTCGAGGTGCTAAATCAGCTGCCGCTGAAGATACATCAGATAAAAAACAATCTAACCACGTTAAAAGAGTtcttgaagaaagaaagaaagatgcTAAAATCGATCCAATTCTTGAACAACAATTCAAAGCTGGTAGATTATTAGCTATCATCACTTCAAGACCAGGTCAATCTGGTAGAGCTGATGGTTACATTCTTGAGGGTAGGGAAttggag TTCTACCACAGAAAACTCCAAGCCCGAAAGGCCAAACACGCTGCTTAA
- a CDS encoding orotate phosphoribosyltransferase: MSASTLSQEKVAFIEAAIEHGVLLFGEFTLKSGRKSPYFFNAGLLYTGSLLSSTSKAYAKILTSSRIPEFDVLFGPAYKGIALAAITAVDLSRQGKEVGFAYNRKEKKDHGEGGVLVGAPLKGRIVIIDDVLTRGTAIREAIEILKTQSEAKLVGIVQLVDRQEKGQSSEGKSTVQEVEEEFGVPVEPILNLQDIISYLESKGTYENELKAVKEYRKQYGIEA; the protein is encoded by the exons atgtcaGCATCAACCCTCAGTCAAGAAAAAGTAGCTTTCATTGAAGCTGCAATCGAACATGGTGTTTTGTTATTTGGTGAATTCACTTTAAAATctggaag AAAATCACCATATTTCTTTAATGCAGGATTACTTTATACAGGgtcattattatcttcaacatcaaaagcATATGCAAAAATTTTAACTTCTTCACGtatacctgaatttgatgttttaTTTGGTCCTGCATATAAAGGTATTGCACTAGCTGCTATAACAGCAGTTGATTTAAGTagacaaggtaaagaagttggtTTTGCTTATAataggaaagaaaagaaagat CacggtgaaggtggtgtCTTAGTTGGAGCACCGTTAAAAGGTAGAATAGtaataattgatgatgttttaaCTAGAGGTACAGCAATTAGAGAAGCTATTGAAATTTTAAAAACACAATCCGAAGCAAAATTAGTTGGTATTGTACAATTAGTTGATAGACAAGAAAAAGGACAatcttcagaaggtaaatcaactgtacaagaagttgaagaagaattcggTGTACCAGTTGAAccaattttgaatttacaaGATATCATAAGTTATCTAGAATCAAAAGGAACttatgaaaatgaattaaaagctgTAAAAGAATATAGAAAACAATATGGTATTGAAGCTTAA